One Sodalis praecaptivus DNA segment encodes these proteins:
- a CDS encoding ATP-dependent nuclease, whose amino-acid sequence MIRICKVEIQNFRTIRLLNWQPSSGLNCLIGPGDSGKTTIIDAIDFCLGARRNISFADTDFYGLDVTQPISITVTLGSLPDALMRLDSYGNYLQAFNRANGLVTEEPEQGLETVLCLRLTVDSELEPVWSLVSQRAQAQGLERNIAWKDRLLLAPARLGAYASSNLSWTRGSVLNRLTAERPNLGAELANAARQARNGFGDQAGVQLAATLQIVTQKANELGVPLGGGTQALLDAHAVSIGDGAIALHDATGVPLRSLGTGSSRLLVAGMQRVAAQQASIILVDEVEYGLEPHRLTRLLNSLGAKENPPPLQVFLSTHSPVAVRELNGNQLFVVRKSADGAHRVLQVGVADDIQSTVRADPEAFLARSVIVCEGASEVGLIRGLDHFWTNINGQSMLAAGTAYVNVGGGEPDRCFVRGLALRRLGYRVLVMVDADKPPTAATVQAYMDAGGEYITWRNGRALEDELFLSLPDTGVDALLQRAIDLMDEELVAEHIQAQSNGQLTLAHIRQQRELIGIPYPIETRQLLGMAARNRRNGWFKSVTKYEDIARDILGPHMPATDAVFYALIDRLYRWAHAV is encoded by the coding sequence GTGATCAGAATTTGCAAAGTCGAGATCCAGAATTTCCGAACTATCCGCTTACTGAACTGGCAACCTTCATCAGGCCTCAACTGCCTGATTGGCCCTGGAGACAGCGGCAAGACCACTATTATCGATGCGATTGACTTTTGCCTTGGTGCCCGCCGCAATATCAGTTTCGCCGATACTGATTTTTATGGGCTGGATGTCACCCAACCCATCAGCATCACAGTGACGCTTGGCTCGTTGCCCGATGCACTGATGCGCTTAGATTCGTACGGAAATTATTTACAGGCCTTCAACCGCGCAAACGGGTTGGTCACCGAAGAACCTGAACAGGGTCTGGAAACGGTTCTTTGCTTACGTTTGACAGTGGATAGCGAGTTGGAGCCTGTCTGGTCGTTGGTATCACAGCGCGCTCAGGCACAAGGGCTGGAGCGCAATATTGCCTGGAAAGATCGGTTGCTGTTAGCCCCAGCCCGGCTCGGGGCTTATGCTAGTTCCAACCTGTCATGGACACGCGGTTCGGTGCTCAATCGCCTGACGGCAGAGCGGCCAAATCTTGGTGCTGAATTGGCCAATGCGGCACGCCAGGCCCGGAATGGTTTCGGAGATCAGGCTGGTGTACAGCTGGCAGCAACACTGCAAATTGTGACCCAGAAAGCCAATGAACTTGGCGTTCCTTTAGGTGGTGGAACCCAGGCATTGCTGGACGCGCACGCCGTATCGATCGGAGACGGAGCCATTGCGCTACACGATGCTACAGGGGTGCCCTTGCGCTCACTGGGAACAGGCTCATCCCGTCTACTGGTCGCAGGTATGCAGCGTGTGGCAGCGCAGCAGGCGTCTATCATTCTGGTCGATGAAGTTGAGTATGGGTTGGAGCCGCATCGCCTTACCCGATTGTTGAACTCCCTTGGTGCGAAGGAAAATCCTCCTCCCCTTCAGGTATTCCTGTCCACCCACTCCCCGGTTGCTGTCCGCGAACTTAACGGCAATCAGCTCTTCGTGGTACGCAAGTCTGCGGATGGCGCACATCGAGTTCTCCAGGTAGGTGTCGCTGATGATATTCAAAGCACCGTTAGGGCTGATCCAGAAGCTTTTCTCGCTCGTAGCGTCATAGTCTGCGAGGGTGCCAGTGAAGTCGGCCTAATCCGTGGCCTGGACCATTTCTGGACGAATATAAACGGACAATCAATGCTGGCCGCAGGAACTGCATATGTGAATGTAGGCGGCGGGGAGCCGGACCGGTGTTTTGTTCGTGGGCTCGCATTGCGTCGGCTTGGCTACCGGGTACTGGTCATGGTTGATGCGGATAAGCCGCCCACTGCGGCGACAGTACAGGCATACATGGATGCAGGTGGAGAGTACATCACCTGGCGAAACGGACGTGCTCTGGAGGACGAGCTGTTTCTGAGCCTGCCGGATACCGGCGTCGATGCCCTACTTCAACGGGCAATCGACCTTATGGACGAAGAGCTGGTGGCTGAGCATATTCAGGCACAATCGAACGGTCAACTGACACTCGCCCACATTCGGCAACAGCGAGAATTGATCGGCATTCCGTATCCTATTGAGACGCGGCAATTGCTGGGGATGGCCGCACGTAATCGTCGAAACGGCTGGTTTAAATCAGTCACCAAATATGAAGATATAGCACGCGATATTCTGGGGCCGCACATGCCAGCGACAGACGCTGTGTTTTACGCACTTATTGATCGGCTTTACAGGTGGGCTCATGCCGTCTGA
- a CDS encoding UvrD-helicase domain-containing protein codes for MPSEYDLFAFRRGAITAPAGCGKTQLIADALTRHTGTTPVLILTHTNAGVTTLRLRMQKAGVAASAYHIATIDGFSMWLVAMFPQRSAVASAVLLLQNPGADYPAIRMAARHLLQSGHLNEVLAASYAHLIVDEYQDCNLVQHDLVTALSVVLPTCVLGDPMQAIFGFRGNQLVDWNTHVLPHFPAIGELNQPWRWTNAGKPEFGQWLLECRRILLAGGGIDLRQTPPEVVWVELQPATAIQQRLTAALTQAVTREGDVLVIGDSRNPRGRRQMASQTPGATAVEPVDLADLTLFGTTFNLQSADALICLVEFAAEVMTQVGVAVLQRRLESLRRGTAHNPATEAEAALLAFTNAPSFPLAIEALRALTRQNNARVYRPDVLYCCLRAMQIAAEGSCSFAEATVRERERNRHESRPLAQRAIGSTLLLKGLEAEVAVITAPEEMDARHLYVAFTRGSKKLVVCSFTPVLMPR; via the coding sequence ATGCCGTCTGAGTACGATTTATTTGCTTTTCGCCGCGGCGCGATCACTGCCCCTGCGGGGTGTGGCAAAACACAACTTATCGCCGATGCGCTGACCCGGCATACCGGAACAACGCCAGTACTCATCCTCACCCATACCAACGCGGGTGTCACAACGCTGCGTCTGCGCATGCAAAAAGCCGGAGTTGCTGCTTCGGCTTACCACATTGCCACAATTGATGGTTTTTCCATGTGGCTGGTGGCTATGTTTCCGCAACGAAGTGCTGTTGCCTCTGCAGTCCTCCTGCTCCAGAATCCCGGAGCCGACTACCCAGCAATACGCATGGCTGCTAGGCATTTACTCCAAAGTGGGCACCTCAATGAGGTCCTCGCAGCAAGCTATGCCCATCTGATTGTCGATGAGTACCAGGACTGCAATTTAGTGCAACACGATCTGGTTACAGCACTTTCCGTGGTACTTCCCACATGTGTTCTTGGCGACCCGATGCAGGCTATCTTCGGCTTTCGCGGTAATCAGCTGGTGGACTGGAATACCCACGTGCTTCCGCATTTTCCTGCTATCGGCGAGCTTAACCAGCCCTGGCGCTGGACTAACGCAGGCAAGCCCGAATTTGGCCAATGGCTTCTTGAGTGTCGGCGAATACTCCTGGCAGGAGGTGGCATTGATTTACGCCAAACCCCGCCGGAAGTTGTCTGGGTCGAGTTGCAACCGGCTACTGCCATTCAGCAGCGGCTCACCGCTGCGTTAACACAGGCTGTTACGCGGGAAGGAGACGTTCTGGTGATTGGCGATAGTCGTAACCCTCGTGGCCGCCGGCAAATGGCCAGTCAGACACCGGGGGCTACTGCAGTGGAGCCCGTCGACCTCGCCGACCTCACGTTGTTTGGAACGACATTCAACCTGCAGTCTGCCGACGCACTGATTTGTTTAGTGGAGTTTGCCGCGGAGGTTATGACGCAGGTCGGAGTAGCTGTCTTGCAACGCCGACTGGAGAGCTTACGCAGGGGGACTGCACACAATCCAGCGACTGAGGCAGAAGCCGCACTGCTCGCGTTCACTAATGCCCCAAGTTTTCCCTTGGCCATCGAGGCACTACGCGCATTGACCAGGCAAAACAATGCCCGAGTCTATCGTCCGGATGTGTTGTATTGCTGTCTGCGCGCGATGCAAATAGCTGCGGAGGGGAGTTGCAGCTTTGCCGAGGCCACGGTGCGGGAGCGCGAACGAAACCGACACGAGAGTCGCCCCCTTGCGCAACGTGCCATTGGTAGTACTCTGTTGCTGAAGGGACTAGAGGCGGAAGTGGCCGTTATAACAGCCCCTGAGGAGATGGATGCCCGACATCTCTACGTAGCCTTCACTCGCGGATCGAAGAAGCTGGTTGTCTGCTCGTTTACTCCCGTGTTGATGCCCCGCTAG
- a CDS encoding DUF5677 domain-containing protein, with protein MLNKKVLSQIQDVAGSGNMSPAEIAEWLDTHSEDIKHLVALKMFEYLDEAKGEVLKDHYENLDAFRGRLFTTWESPLKRLDALIYGCTEISNEVNSEYRTGSGERSAKLNITTRLHARAVQVSCEISHLLKGGFADGAMARWRTLHETTAILIFIAEGDEDLAKRFTDFQSIQRRKAANRYNKYSEELGFTSFSPEDLSRFDLERNDIVGKYEAGFGNELGWAAKALGKEPSARTKVRFSDIEEFVELDFLRPHYGFANQYIHAGIDSIGFKLGTSLSNKDLLLCGPSNEGLLEPIQCTSLSLIQATQAIISVSPNDQRLLYSSVLWLWHEKLKEEVVAASDALMKKGEADNFE; from the coding sequence TTGTTAAACAAAAAAGTACTTTCTCAGATACAGGATGTGGCTGGTAGCGGCAATATGTCTCCCGCAGAGATTGCTGAGTGGTTAGATACTCATTCTGAAGACATAAAGCATTTGGTTGCGTTGAAAATGTTCGAGTATTTGGATGAGGCTAAAGGGGAGGTATTAAAGGACCATTACGAAAATTTAGATGCATTTAGAGGAAGACTATTTACAACATGGGAGTCCCCTTTAAAGCGGCTGGATGCATTAATTTATGGCTGTACTGAAATCAGTAATGAGGTAAACAGTGAGTATCGCACCGGTTCTGGAGAAAGGTCCGCAAAACTGAACATAACCACCCGACTGCACGCACGTGCTGTCCAGGTTTCCTGCGAGATATCTCATCTTCTAAAGGGTGGCTTTGCAGACGGTGCAATGGCCCGTTGGAGAACGCTCCATGAAACCACGGCCATATTGATATTTATTGCAGAAGGCGACGAAGACCTGGCGAAAAGATTCACGGATTTTCAGAGCATACAGAGGCGAAAAGCTGCTAATCGCTATAATAAATATAGTGAAGAGTTGGGTTTTACTTCTTTCTCCCCAGAAGATTTAAGTCGGTTTGATCTCGAAAGAAATGACATCGTTGGTAAGTATGAAGCGGGTTTCGGCAATGAATTAGGTTGGGCCGCAAAAGCTTTAGGAAAAGAACCCAGTGCCAGAACTAAGGTTCGCTTTAGTGATATTGAGGAATTTGTCGAGCTGGACTTTTTGCGACCGCACTACGGCTTTGCCAACCAGTATATTCATGCAGGAATTGACAGCATTGGCTTCAAGCTCGGTACATCGCTTTCAAATAAAGATCTCTTGCTATGCGGACCATCTAATGAAGGGCTGTTAGAGCCGATTCAGTGCACCAGCTTGTCCTTAATACAGGCCACTCAGGCGATAATCTCAGTTTCACCAAACGATCAACGTTTGCTATATAGCTCCGTGCTCTGGTTGTGGCATGAGAAGTTGAAAGAAGAAGTTGTTGCCGCATCTGATGCCCTAATGAAGAAAGGTGAAGCTGATAATTTTGAATAA
- a CDS encoding inovirus Gp2 family protein, producing the protein MKSPYELTEKEFELLLKTAEKKYDSPIERYILRKSLAVVYNTLEHDNRIFACRTDLRFAEDHVSDDPDSLVCHQRVDPQAITRCIESLKSQLREDHRRSGRHGKPALPAYVWARERDTSEHPHYHLMLLFKRNVYGYLGNYTNRDADNMATRMQKAWCSAVGLNYPYYAALANFPKNQSFKFDRSDALARSPVYVDFLLRLSYLAKENTKDVHDGYRNFGTSLLK; encoded by the coding sequence ATGAAATCACCTTATGAATTAACCGAGAAAGAATTTGAACTACTGCTAAAAACAGCAGAGAAGAAATACGATTCACCTATAGAGCGTTATATTCTTCGTAAATCTCTTGCTGTGGTATATAACACTCTTGAACACGATAATCGTATATTTGCTTGCCGTACAGACCTAAGGTTTGCTGAGGATCATGTATCTGACGATCCTGACTCGCTTGTTTGTCATCAACGGGTAGATCCGCAGGCAATAACTCGCTGCATTGAGTCGCTGAAAAGCCAGTTACGAGAGGATCACAGACGATCAGGCAGACATGGGAAACCTGCTTTACCAGCTTATGTCTGGGCCAGAGAGCGTGACACAAGCGAACATCCCCACTATCATTTGATGCTGTTGTTCAAACGGAACGTTTACGGATATCTGGGAAATTATACCAATCGCGATGCAGATAATATGGCAACGAGGATGCAGAAAGCCTGGTGTAGCGCTGTGGGTCTTAATTATCCATACTATGCAGCCTTAGCGAATTTCCCGAAGAACCAGTCGTTTAAGTTTGACAGGAGCGATGCTCTGGCTCGCTCGCCTGTTTATGTGGACTTCCTGTTGCGTTTGTCTTATCTGGCTAAAGAAAATACAAAAGATGTTCACGATGGCTACCGTAACTTTGGCACGAGCCTGTTAAAGTAG
- a CDS encoding recombinase family protein produces the protein MVFHFYLNCADTEAASNIKQHVTFKEICKEFSIPPDNVVIEIVNEQQPVSHQRLLHELVNHKANKGDTIILTGLSSLGRNVEDILDILFFCFKKDINIYCYHPHTRIEPSSESCMSFLISVQTGVDIQNIKSSRSKHRRIKKPLGRKEGSHHKLSIYTLKLKGYKQSEVARELGVSISTVKRHWSNGIIG, from the coding sequence ATGGTCTTCCATTTTTATTTAAACTGCGCGGATACAGAGGCAGCAAGCAATATCAAGCAGCATGTTACCTTTAAGGAAATATGCAAAGAGTTTTCTATTCCACCTGATAATGTGGTGATTGAGATAGTTAATGAACAACAGCCCGTATCACATCAGCGACTACTGCATGAACTGGTAAATCATAAAGCAAACAAAGGTGACACCATTATACTGACGGGCTTAAGTAGCCTAGGAAGAAATGTTGAGGATATACTGGATATTTTATTTTTTTGTTTCAAAAAAGACATCAATATCTATTGCTATCACCCTCACACGAGAATAGAGCCCTCTTCTGAAAGCTGTATGTCTTTTCTGATATCGGTACAAACAGGGGTAGATATTCAAAACATTAAATCAAGCAGAAGTAAGCATAGAAGAATCAAGAAACCGCTTGGACGAAAAGAAGGCAGTCATCATAAACTCAGTATCTACACACTCAAATTGAAAGGATATAAACAATCAGAGGTAGCAAGAGAATTAGGAGTCAGCATATCCACAGTTAAAAGACATTGGAGCAACGGAATTATTGGTTAA
- a CDS encoding AlpA family transcriptional regulator, with protein MTSPNVKILRLPAVALKTGLARSTIYDWMNPKSPRFDPTFPRPRSLGNQSVGWLEAELDEWILQRIHSIP; from the coding sequence ATGACATCGCCAAATGTAAAGATTCTACGCCTACCCGCTGTCGCGCTCAAAACAGGTCTTGCCCGGTCCACAATTTATGACTGGATGAACCCAAAATCTCCCCGCTTTGACCCAACGTTCCCAAGACCCAGGTCTTTGGGGAATCAGTCGGTGGGATGGCTAGAGGCTGAACTTGATGAGTGGATTCTACAACGAATCCACTCCATTCCATGA
- a CDS encoding integrase gives MARKTKPLTDTEIKAAKPKDADYQLYDGDGLTLLIKSSGSKLWQFRYYRPLTKQRTKQSFGAYPAVSLSDARKLRAESKVLLAKDIDPQEHQKEQVRNSQEAKTNTFLLVAERWWNVKKASVTEDYADDIWRSLERDIFPAIGDISVTEIKAHTLVKAVQPVQARGALETVRRLCQRINEVMIYAQNTGLIDAVPSVNIGKAFEKPQKKNMPSIRPDQLPQLMQTMRTASISVSTRCLFMWQLLTITRPAEAAEARWDEIDFDASEWKIPAARMKMNRDHTVPLSNEALSILEMMKSLSGGREFIFPSRIKPTQPMNSQTVNAALKRAGLGGVLVSHGLRSIASTALNEQGFPPDVIEAALAHVDKNEVRRAYNRSDYLEQRRPMMQWWADFVTSAESGNTHKESLRLVG, from the coding sequence ATGGCAAGAAAAACCAAGCCGCTAACGGATACGGAAATCAAAGCCGCCAAACCTAAAGATGCCGATTACCAGCTGTATGATGGTGACGGGCTTACTCTGTTAATCAAGTCCAGTGGTAGCAAGCTCTGGCAGTTCCGTTACTATCGACCTCTGACCAAGCAGCGAACCAAACAGAGCTTCGGTGCCTACCCTGCCGTCTCGCTTTCTGATGCACGTAAACTCAGAGCCGAATCTAAAGTTTTATTGGCGAAAGACATTGATCCTCAGGAACATCAGAAAGAACAGGTGAGAAATTCTCAAGAGGCCAAAACCAACACTTTCCTGTTAGTTGCTGAGCGTTGGTGGAATGTGAAGAAAGCCAGCGTAACAGAGGACTATGCCGACGACATCTGGCGTTCGCTTGAGAGAGATATTTTCCCAGCAATCGGTGATATCAGTGTCACTGAGATTAAGGCTCATACTCTGGTTAAAGCAGTGCAGCCTGTTCAGGCTAGAGGGGCATTAGAGACTGTTCGCCGCCTTTGTCAGCGTATTAACGAAGTCATGATTTACGCCCAGAACACGGGCCTGATTGATGCGGTTCCCAGCGTAAACATCGGGAAAGCATTCGAGAAACCGCAGAAGAAAAACATGCCGAGTATCCGCCCGGATCAACTTCCACAGTTAATGCAAACAATGCGTACGGCAAGTATCAGTGTGTCCACGCGGTGTCTGTTCATGTGGCAGCTTCTCACCATCACCCGCCCTGCCGAAGCTGCTGAGGCTAGATGGGATGAGATCGATTTTGATGCTAGCGAATGGAAAATTCCAGCAGCCCGAATGAAGATGAACCGGGACCATACGGTTCCACTATCCAATGAGGCTCTTTCTATTCTGGAAATGATGAAGTCACTCAGTGGTGGCCGAGAATTTATCTTTCCCAGTCGCATCAAACCAACCCAGCCGATGAATAGCCAAACAGTGAATGCAGCACTCAAGCGTGCTGGATTGGGGGGCGTTCTCGTTTCTCATGGCTTACGTTCTATTGCCAGCACTGCTCTCAATGAGCAGGGATTTCCACCTGATGTTATTGAAGCAGCATTGGCTCATGTGGACAAAAATGAGGTACGTCGCGCTTATAACCGCAGCGATTATCTTGAGCAACGTCGTCCTATGATGCAATGGTGGGCTGATTTCGTCACTAGCGCCGAAAGCGGGAATACTCACAAAGAATCTTTGCGATTGGTTGGATAA
- the smpB gene encoding SsrA-binding protein SmpB, translating to MTKKKAHKPGSATIAQNKRARHEYFIEQEFEAGLSLQGWEVKSLRAGKANISDSYVLLRDGEAYLFGATFQPLTVASSHVVCDPMRTRKLLLNKRELDSLFGRVNREGYTVVALSLYWKNAWVKVKIGVAKGKKEFDKRTDIKEREWQLDKARIMKHASR from the coding sequence ATGACAAAGAAAAAAGCACATAAACCCGGTTCAGCCACCATTGCGCAAAACAAACGCGCCCGACACGAATACTTCATTGAACAGGAGTTTGAGGCGGGACTTTCGCTGCAGGGATGGGAAGTGAAATCGCTCCGCGCCGGGAAGGCGAACATCAGCGATAGCTATGTCCTGCTCAGGGATGGTGAAGCCTATCTTTTCGGCGCTACTTTCCAGCCGCTGACGGTGGCGTCTTCCCATGTGGTCTGTGACCCCATGCGGACTCGTAAGCTGCTGTTGAATAAGCGTGAGCTCGATTCACTGTTCGGCCGCGTCAATCGTGAAGGTTATACGGTTGTCGCGCTCTCGCTTTATTGGAAAAACGCCTGGGTGAAAGTGAAAATCGGCGTCGCCAAGGGTAAGAAAGAGTTCGATAAACGTACCGACATTAAGGAACGCGAATGGCAGCTAGACAAAGCGCGCATCATGAAGCACGCCAGTCGATAA
- a CDS encoding SRPBCC family protein: MPHITRSALVPYSAEQMFALVNDIRAYPEFIPGCTASRVLEQNGSELTAEMNVSKAGISKSFTTRNVITENQSIVMRLVEGPFSSFAGDWRFIPLSEEASKVEFHLDFEFKNKLIELAFGRIFKEMANSMVMAFTRRAKEVYHA, from the coding sequence ATGCCTCATATTACGCGCTCCGCGCTGGTTCCGTATAGCGCAGAGCAAATGTTCGCCTTGGTTAATGATATCAGAGCTTATCCCGAATTTATTCCTGGGTGTACCGCCAGCCGGGTACTTGAGCAGAACGGCAGTGAATTGACCGCTGAAATGAATGTCTCCAAAGCGGGCATCAGTAAATCATTTACCACCCGTAATGTTATCACCGAAAATCAAAGTATTGTGATGCGCTTGGTAGAAGGCCCATTCAGCTCTTTTGCCGGCGATTGGCGTTTCATTCCGCTTAGCGAAGAAGCCAGTAAAGTCGAGTTTCATCTCGATTTTGAATTCAAAAACAAACTTATCGAACTGGCGTTTGGGCGCATTTTCAAGGAAATGGCCAACAGCATGGTCATGGCGTTTACCCGCCGGGCAAAAGAGGTTTACCATGCCTGA
- a CDS encoding RnfH family protein, with amino-acid sequence MPDIRVEVVYALPERQYLRQLVLQEGSTLEQAIRASGLLALRQDINLDVNKVGIFSRPAKLEDKLSDGDRVEIYRPLLIDPKELRRQRADRTRK; translated from the coding sequence ATGCCTGACATCCGGGTCGAGGTGGTCTATGCCTTGCCGGAGCGCCAATATCTGCGGCAGCTGGTGCTCCAGGAGGGGAGTACTCTGGAACAGGCGATTCGTGCCTCCGGTCTGCTGGCGCTACGGCAGGACATCAATCTCGACGTTAATAAAGTTGGTATCTTCAGCCGGCCCGCTAAACTGGAAGACAAACTCAGTGACGGGGACCGGGTGGAAATCTACCGGCCGTTGCTCATTGACCCCAAGGAGCTGCGCCGTCAGCGCGCGGACCGCACGCGGAAATAA
- the bamE gene encoding outer membrane protein assembly factor BamE produces the protein MSCKTLTAAAVVMLMFTAGCSVFERVVYRPDINQGNYLTAADVAKIHTGMTKQQVAYTLGTSMMKDPFGSNTWYYIFRREPGHESVTQQTLTLTFNSSDILTHIDNKPTLEGPSTSQ, from the coding sequence ATGAGCTGTAAGACGTTGACTGCCGCTGCTGTCGTTATGCTGATGTTTACCGCCGGTTGCTCCGTGTTCGAGAGAGTGGTTTATCGTCCCGACATCAATCAGGGTAATTATCTGACCGCAGCTGACGTCGCCAAAATCCACACCGGCATGACAAAGCAGCAGGTAGCCTACACCCTTGGCACCTCAATGATGAAAGATCCGTTCGGCTCGAATACCTGGTATTACATTTTCCGTCGCGAACCGGGCCATGAATCCGTCACGCAGCAAACGCTGACGCTGACCTTTAACAGTAGCGATATTCTGACCCATATCGACAACAAACCGACGCTGGAAGGTCCCAGCACCAGTCAATAA
- the recN gene encoding DNA repair protein RecN → MLAQLTIANFAIVHALTIDFQSGMSVITGETGAGKSIAIDALGLCLGGRSEASMVRPDAARADICARFLLNDTPLAARWLADNALDNGNECLMRRVVSQDGRSRGFINGTPVPLSQLRELGQYLIQIHGQHAHQLMLRPDHQKRLLDAYAGEKDLQQAMAAAYRQWHQSCLDLASLRQQAAERDARRELLQYQLKELNDFAPVAEEYEQIDQEYKRLANSGQLITATQQTLELLSEGEETNLLSQLHTARHVMSELVTLDPALSEVMALLEDAAIQLTEASNELRHYGDRIDLDPGRLHELEQRLSRQISLARKHHVQPEALAQHHQQLLQEQAAMAQYDASAGALAEAVERHHQQAMDLARQLHQRRVEHAGSLAGHITHSLRDLALPHGKLAIDVHFQPEQLNADGADRVEFMVTTNPGQPLQPLAKVASGGELSRIALAIQVITARKMDTPALIFDEVDVGISGPTAAIVGKMLRQLGESTQVMCVTHLPQVAGFGHHHFFVSKNTDGSATQTQMQALDKKARLQELARLLGGSEVTKNTLANARELLAA, encoded by the coding sequence ATGCTGGCTCAACTGACCATTGCCAATTTCGCTATCGTGCACGCGTTAACGATTGATTTTCAGTCGGGAATGAGCGTGATTACCGGTGAGACCGGCGCGGGGAAATCCATTGCGATCGATGCGCTCGGTCTGTGTCTGGGCGGCCGTTCCGAGGCCAGCATGGTGCGGCCCGACGCCGCGAGAGCGGACATCTGCGCACGCTTTTTACTTAACGATACTCCCTTGGCCGCCCGCTGGCTGGCGGATAATGCGCTGGATAACGGCAATGAATGTTTGATGCGCCGCGTAGTGAGCCAGGACGGCCGCTCACGCGGCTTTATTAACGGTACGCCGGTGCCGCTCTCACAATTGCGTGAACTGGGCCAGTACCTGATTCAAATCCACGGCCAGCATGCCCACCAGCTGATGTTGCGTCCCGATCACCAAAAGCGGCTGCTCGACGCCTACGCGGGTGAAAAAGACCTTCAGCAGGCCATGGCGGCCGCCTACCGCCAGTGGCACCAAAGCTGCCTGGATCTGGCCAGCCTGCGCCAGCAGGCCGCAGAACGCGACGCCAGACGCGAGCTGTTGCAATATCAATTGAAAGAGTTGAACGACTTCGCGCCGGTCGCGGAGGAGTATGAGCAGATCGATCAGGAATATAAGCGGCTGGCCAACAGCGGACAGTTGATCACCGCAACCCAACAAACCTTGGAGCTGTTGAGCGAAGGCGAAGAGACCAATTTACTGAGTCAGTTGCACACCGCGAGGCATGTGATGAGCGAACTGGTCACGTTGGATCCCGCCTTGTCCGAGGTGATGGCGCTGCTCGAAGACGCTGCAATTCAGCTCACCGAAGCCAGCAATGAACTGCGCCATTACGGCGACCGCATCGATCTTGATCCCGGACGCCTCCATGAGCTGGAGCAGCGTCTGTCTCGGCAAATCAGCCTGGCACGCAAGCATCATGTGCAGCCGGAAGCCCTGGCGCAGCACCATCAGCAGCTCTTGCAGGAGCAGGCGGCGATGGCGCAGTACGATGCCAGCGCCGGCGCGCTGGCCGAGGCGGTGGAGCGCCATCATCAACAGGCGATGGATCTCGCCCGCCAGCTCCACCAGCGCCGCGTTGAGCACGCCGGCAGTTTAGCCGGCCACATTACCCACAGCCTACGCGATCTTGCTCTGCCGCACGGTAAGCTGGCCATTGACGTGCACTTCCAGCCAGAGCAGCTTAACGCTGACGGCGCCGACCGCGTGGAGTTCATGGTGACGACCAACCCTGGGCAGCCGCTTCAGCCGCTGGCGAAAGTGGCCTCCGGCGGCGAGCTGTCCCGCATCGCGCTGGCGATACAGGTCATTACCGCCCGTAAAATGGACACGCCGGCGCTGATCTTTGACGAAGTGGACGTGGGCATCAGCGGGCCTACGGCCGCTATCGTGGGCAAGATGTTGCGTCAGTTGGGTGAATCCACTCAGGTCATGTGCGTGACGCATTTACCACAGGTGGCCGGTTTCGGGCATCATCACTTTTTCGTCAGCAAAAATACCGACGGCAGCGCCACACAAACGCAAATGCAGGCGCTGGATAAAAAAGCCCGTCTGCAGGAGCTGGCACGCCTGCTGGGCGGTAGCGAAGTCACTAAAAACACGCTGGCGAACGCCAGGGAGCTACTCGCGGCCTAG